A single genomic interval of Halococcus sediminicola harbors:
- a CDS encoding winged helix-turn-helix transcriptional regulator, translating to MTELATNKTDRRIAEELQKGRNLPSNLAKDLGLTRQYVQDRMKRLREHGVVTNIGNGLYELNDEWRAYFASLEEPPADFPIGGVVDERLAIHDTTHDHGANAFLIVGTPEQTYGEWCKAHGTEPGGKWTFETENIPGDKTEIPVVEVTQNKLIGEEGEGMLTVYGLFRQLVDDGMSVEEAAGDAMRDGGIIGVPASDIELYKEPPSENND from the coding sequence ATGACGGAATTAGCAACCAACAAGACGGATAGGCGGATCGCCGAAGAGCTACAGAAAGGACGAAACCTCCCCTCAAATCTCGCTAAGGATTTGGGACTCACCCGACAGTACGTGCAAGATCGGATGAAGCGACTTCGAGAGCATGGCGTCGTCACGAATATCGGGAATGGACTGTACGAATTGAACGATGAATGGAGAGCATACTTCGCGTCTCTCGAAGAGCCGCCGGCAGACTTTCCTATTGGGGGAGTTGTTGATGAGAGGCTGGCTATCCACGATACTACCCACGACCACGGTGCTAACGCATTCCTGATTGTCGGAACTCCCGAACAGACATACGGCGAGTGGTGTAAGGCTCATGGTACGGAACCCGGCGGAAAGTGGACTTTTGAGACAGAGAACATTCCGGGCGATAAGACTGAGATTCCGGTCGTAGAAGTAACTCAAAACAAGCTAATAGGCGAAGAGGGTGAAGGGATGCTAACAGTCTATGGTCTCTTCCGTCAACTTGTCGATGATGGGATGAGTGTTGAAGAAGCCGCTGGGGACGCCATGAGAGACGGGGGGATTATCGGTGTTCCGGCAAGTGACATAGAGCTATACAAGGAACCACCTTCCGAGAACAATGATTAG